AGATATTGCTAATGTGCTAATCAAGCTTATGATGATAACGATTTACCTGCATTTTCCATTACAGTGCGAGACCAATTTGAAATCGTATATAGCGCAAGCAGAATAGCTCCTGCCGGGTCAACCCACCAGAAAAACTTATTGCCAAGAACAGCCGCGACTAATGCAACCACATTTGTTATAACATCAAAGTGGTGATCATCTGCATAGGCACGAACAATCTTGTTCTCTGAGCTTCTACAGTAAAGCCAGAGAATAAGCTTCACCGCCGTCGCGAATATCATGACAGAGCACAGCCATATTAATTCCTCTGCAGACATCTTTTCACTCGGCTTGTCCTCTATTAGTTGTTGTAAGGCTGTGATTAACACCTGAAAGCCTGTAGAAAAATAGATTCTATGTATTATGGAATCTTCTGAATGTCAATGTATATAATTTTGATGATTTCTAAGAAAACAAGTTCCTGAAAACTATAAGGTATACCAAAATGTACATAATTTGAACGTAGACATCAATAAGCTGAAGTTCATTGTTTTTAATCCAGCACTTTGATTAGTAAAATCAAGTTCTAGTTCTCTAATTCAGGCTAATATGACTAAATGCTCTCTGCTGTCAATTTTCTGAGGCAAAAGCCAAGTAATCTATGTAAGGTATaacattctttggtataatagaATCTTCTGATATATGATCAAACAAATAAAAGAAACTTATGCACCTAACTTAGCCTAAAGATTTCTTGTATGTCGCACATTTTAGAAATTCTGAAAATAACATGTCAACAGCTATAACCAAAATCTGTATGCTTTATTCAAACTTTATTAGAAAGCCTACAACTCATTTTACAAATTCTTTTCAATATTGATCCCATGCACTGCGGGAGCTTTGATGCACCGGGAATAGGAATAGTTAAAGTGAGTTCGACGAACCAAGTGTTGCCATGATAGCGGCAAAGACAAGTATGCCCACTGGCTGCACCCTAAGCTTTCCAATGGGGTACTTGTAGATATCGATGTTCTTCATTGACACGTGAGCGAACCAAAGTATGCCACCAGCCATGAGATCAAGCAAAGAATCCAGAGTTGATGCTCCAATGGCCATTGAACCACTCCTTACTGTGGCATAAATCTAGACACAATATGGATTTATATGTATAGTTATTGCACAAAAAGTACAGAGTCACTTGAACATATATTTCAAATGAAAAGCCCCAAAATTCAGAAAGTCATTCAACTGAGCCTATCTATCAGCAAGtataataataaaagaataaaaatattgtCCAAATTGATTCTCAGTAGTGACTAGTTTCAAACGAATCTTATCATAATTCATCTCATAGGTGACACAGTGTTTGGACCACTCTTGTTATAATTGATTTTTGATACATTTGGAAGtgaattaatttataatatttagatatatttataagaaaaacgaTTTCGGTAGGGTAATGTTGAAAAATCCAATTGTAAATTCTCACAATTGATTATGTCAATTTAGAAACTATTTTTCAACATCACCCAAATTGGATTTGcagttaaaatcaatttttaaagaaaaaattcaaacttgtaaagttaaaattatttccaaAGAAAAACTTAAAAGAGTAGCTTTTAGGTGTCACTATGAAGAAAGATAACTTTATTCAAACATGTTAGAAGCCGCCAAACTAAGAAACTTTAGTAATTTCTGAATAAACAAACTGAGACGAATGATCAATGAATGAAAGAAAACATATTGTTCAAGAAAGTCTCACAAAGGGGAGGGGGAAGGAaagaaaggaggaaggagggTAAGCTCTGTTTTGAGACATAcagttgagaggaagaagaacttACCTTTAATAACAAGAGAACAAGATTTGCGTAGTTAGAAATCTTCATGGCTCTTTCTTGGTGAGCCTGttcttcatcctcctcctcctcctcctcctcctgaaCAATGCTGCTGCCAAGTTTAGGTTCCACCATGGCATCCACTTCCTCAAGTGATTTGAGAGTAGCGAATTGTCTTTCATAATACTCTTTCTCtcctataaataaattaattaacacaCACGAAACATAAATAGTTacgttcaagtggtaagaatgACGGATCTATGTTAGGAAGCATGAGGggaaatgccctcacttgattttaaataaatcattagaaaaaaatttaagtagtaaaagtatgtgattttAAATGacttttttgtaaaaaaatgcACTCACTTGAGTCCTACATTGTAAAATGCTCTCACTTATGTCTCACATTACCAAATgtcctcacttgagtagtaaaagtacgTGGTTTTTAATAACTCATTTACTAAAAAATTACTTCAGTACTTAtgtttcatttagtaaaaaatatCATCActtctaattatatatttctaattatatatgttaatttttttttattacaaatttacAGCTATATAATGCCCTCACAACAACATTAATTTTCTGGATCCGTCTTAGATAAGACCAtctcatcaaaaaaaaaaaaaaaaaaaacatacatacATACCTTCGCTTAAGGCAGTGACGTCGAAGGGAGGCCCATCAGTTACTATACAAGAACGGACTTTATGAGGAAGCAAGCCAAAGAAGGCGGCTCTGTGTGTGCTCTGGGGACTGACTTCGTCTCTCTGACCGTCGTCGACAATTTCGGTGGTGCTGCCACCGCCATTCTCGAACAGCAGCGGCTCTGTTGGATTCGGACCAGAATTCTCGTTCATCAAGGCATTCATCGTTACAAACAGTAGCAAAAAACAGAGAGTagtcaattttttttcaatcaGAGTTAATCTTGTTTGTGAGTGAGAGTGAGATGACTATTACCAAACAGATACTAATATAGGTGCTTAATCCCAAAATATACActactagtactttttacccgggcgatgcacggggatatttatttttagcttttgtgtaattttttttgttaaatctaTCTTTTTTTAGAGATATATTTTGTTGATTAAaagatataaatttattttaggctacgaattcttaaattttcatttttttgagttgttattttgtttttatattttgtacTTGTTGTTATAAATGCtggattaattttatttttaaatgtatttaatagtttattacaaggagttttttttttgaaaagctttAATAGTTTATTACAGGGAGTTGAAGTAACGTGTATGTGCTAAGGATGGATGTaaaattgcaattttttttgtaaaaatatcTCCTTCATATGACATTGCGAAATACTTCTTTGTAAACTACATTTGAAGTACTATGAGAATGGTTGCATATCGATTTTGGCAAATATAACCCCACCTTTTTTAAAGACGgtccttgacttttgtttattgTAATGGAAAAAGAGAGTGTTATAGGAAATTGTTtcctttgaaatttgaaagaaaTTCTCCGATCTGATGGGGTTAATGTTAATCTTTGTATGACGCCCTTTTTTCGGCTATTGTTCCAGATATAATATTTGCTTCTAAAACACATGTCCTCATTTGAGTAATAGTCAGAGTGGTATAGTTGGTTTAATGgggtttaacttttttatttaaattattatttcaagtgaaatcttttatataataattacATAGACGACGAAACCCaactttaattttaaatattaattaatatatactatAAATCTAAACTAATTAGGCATGTCCTATAGTATTATGTAGCTGTGGTATTGACTAATTATTTACTAATAAACATATTGAAGAGAAAAACACAATAAAATTGCTATAAAATTGATGGTTGTAATTGAATCTGGAAGAATAATTTGTATTTCCACCAAAATAACCATAATCAAATTTTGAATGCAGTGCAATGTATTATTGAATTACTACTTTACCCTCAAATTGCAAAGATTTCTCCTTTTTGAATTCtatgctttttatttttaaaatatgaagtaccaattttattttgTATCTTCTATACAATAGTAACCAAATGTGATTGGAATTTATAGAAGTGGAAAAGTTTGTCTCACGGGATTCTTTATTTTTGTGACATCATTAGGTAGTTTGAGGTGAAGTTTGAATTAATTAATCTTTAGGTTTTAAATTTTCTTACTTATATATAGCTCTTAAATgatattaattcataatatataactaatatttttatgcttatatttttttcaaatatgtTTAACTCAAATATATGTTTTAACTTTTGAGTAAATAATTACTTTGATAAGATATATTTTCTAACCAAGTTTTCTGACGTAGTGGTTCAACATTTCGTCATTTAAGCAAGTGGTTAGGGGTTTAAAACTCAACTcttgtgaaaagaaaaaaactcttGCGCTGACTGTGCAACTAAAGATTACTCTCATGGTTGTCATTTGTGGTGATATAAAGGCCAAGACCAAAGAGAAATTACataaatttttgaaatcaatGATTCCCATGTGGTGGAAATGAGTTCTATGCCATTGAATTAAGTGGTTCATTATTAAGGAAGAGTTTAAGATTGTTATCATAACCATGACTATGTGTCGATGTGTCCTATTATTTTTTCATGATgaataaactaattaattgcaACTATTACAACTATCACCAAGGGCAAGATCAACACTCTCTTATACAAACCTTGCCATTTCAGAACCCACTATGAAATGGGATGAAAAGCTTGACGTCGAGGATTAAAAACAGAGCATTTGATATGTTGAGGATGAAAAACGGAAAGTATTTCAAAAGGACTAAAAACCGAATATGGTATATTATAAGGAAAGCCATTTTTATAGTACTTCAAATGTTGTTTACAAAGAAGTCTTTTGCAATGTTAGATAAGTATATTTTTCTACAtctttaattataatatttaaatccaattaatcaaaatattacttACATAATACTACCTTtgatcctatttataagaagcaaaaaaaatcacatagtttaagaaatgtagttaaactagataaaatgcattaaatttgccttgaaataaaataaaatacaatttgttattagtgttggaaagtgggaaagagagagaataattatgaaacacattttacaagtttgAATTAATAAGAGTATTATTGGAAAAAATAACTAATATAggtcaaactttcatttggttcttataaaaaagaccaagatttttcttttctttcatgcttataaataggacccgAGGTAGtaattaatttacatttttCTTTACAAACGACGACGGAGAACAAAAATAGAAACTATAGACCCATCCTTCATGAGAATATTGAACTACAATTAAGTCAGACCAATTATTAGTTTTAGTTGCATTCACATTGTTACGATTTCAActgaaaacaaataaataattttctagCACCAATGATAAGTTCATATATGTTACTTCACCTCTCTGTAATAAATTATGAaactttaatatataaaaaaaaactaatgtaaCATTTACATAAATAAAGACAAACAACACTAAAACAACGCATACACACACAAAAACACAACCATCACCCAATAAAACTTACAAATTTATAATTGCtgatataaaattaattacacaCATTTTATAAAAATACATATAATAAACATAAATGAGTAtttccgtgcatcgcacgggtaaaaagtactagcaTTAAATAAATGACAATCAATCATACCATTATTTCATTCCAATAATAGGAATGTGTTAGTTGCATGTCTTTGTGTATCTTTACTAGTATATAACTATATGTTTATGCTACTTTTTCAAGGCTTCAAATTGTATTACAAAAGATACACATTGATTTGGAAAATTTTAGTGACCGGATGATAGTCActagaaaaagagaaaatatctCCAAATATTGTGGGGATCAAACATGTGAGAGTATTGCGGTTGCAAATACCAGCAATGATCATGAAATAAAGTGTTTATAAATTAAATCTCATCAAAGATTGAATGagatataataatttaatttgataTAAAAGTTAAAACGGAAATAGAccgtttaatttctatgcaccgacggtgtaaagtttttttacaccgtcaaccaattagattttaaggatgtgagaaaatctctctttttatttaatttcattaattgacatggcACATCCTTgagatctgattggttgacgatgcaaaaaaaatttacactatCACTGAATCATCCTTTTTCTCATAATAAAATACACTGTTAATATCTATAATGGGTTAATCATTAAATTGGTCTTTGTTTTTGTAAGGTCGTTCACGTTTGGTTCCTCGCCACAAAATATTATGATTCTCATTATCACGATTGCAGCAAGTCTACCTTTAGTCCTTGGCGGAGGGAACTCTAGAGAACTTGCCAAGTGACAGGCGAGTGCATATGTGGCACGCTGACTAGTTTAATGAACCTGACCTGgattaaattatttttcctaAAACAATTACACAtgagaaaattttgaaatttaaaatccaGAACTTTCATTAAGTCAtaaattaaccctaaaaaaGACAGTATCAACAAAACACACCTGAATCATCATCAAAACCGCTGAAACCAAAATAGATATGAACAATTTTTGACATATCAGAAAAAATTCCCCTGTTTTTGACTCTCCATTTCCATTTTCCTTTCAGCTATTTGATGATGTTATATATCGATGACAGCTAAAAATATTCTCACAATATCTATAGTGTCTGGAAACTAATTAGAACAAAACAGGGCAAAATGAAACAAGATGGAATGGTAGggaacaaaataataaaattatagaCGTGTTTGGTATATAAAACACAAACAGAGTACAAGACTATAAAGTTAATTACATAAACACCCCAAAATATagatatagaaaaaaaattctttaaattttttatattcaaattaacataaattttaaaaatcattttttaatcttAACTTATAATGAAAGATTATCagtaaatttataaataaattcaaatttaaaatgagtgtcgagtttaatggatatacaCTATCAatgtaaaacagttttacatTGACAATTAATCACAGCATGCCACATAGGTTAAATAATAACTTTCaccttaaattttaattaaaacaagaatataTTGTTGATGTGACGGAATTCAATTGGGTGACTGTGTAAATAAAGTTTACACTGCGGTGCACTTAcattaaattcatttaaaattacatagaagcaatacacactttaagggcccgtttggtatgCTGTATaatataagacctgatagtataaaGTCTGATAGGATAACACCtcataaaattttattattatatagcATTTGGTCATACATTGTATGATTTGGTGGCAATAACAATGGTGGTGGTAATGGTGATATTcgaaggtgatgatggtggcggtGTTGTGGAAGGAGgtagcggcggcggcggtggtacctgcgatggtggcagtggtgaaggtagtggtggtggaggtaggggtggtggtggttgagggtggtggtggcaatgatggtggatgatggtggtggcgacgacgaTGGTGGTAGTTGTGGCGATAACGATGACGGTATCAACGATAGTGGCAGCGGTggatggtgttggtggtggtgaaaatggtggtggtagtggtggcggcggcggtggtgatggagggtggtggtggcgattgATTATTTATGTTCAAGTAATTTATAtatcacactcttatcatgcatgtcttatccatcatctatatatatatatatatatatatatatatatatatgtggtggattaaataatccatcattttaatgtataagaggtgattgatgtataagcttatacaatacaatgtgagcaccaaacaattgataagttcataatgtattgtataagtttatactatCATGCTTAACAATGACAGACCTGGCTTATGTTGAGGGGAACCCCCTGGAAAAAAAACTGCATttaccctatatatatatatatatatatatatatatatatatatatttgaaccctcttaaaattttaaattatattagtagattaagttttgcacctatttgcatctatggggaaaaaatgaaaaacataagTTAGTGAGGGACAAAAGTGAAAAACCTCACTCAATCA
This is a stretch of genomic DNA from Lotus japonicus ecotype B-129 chromosome 1, LjGifu_v1.2. It encodes these proteins:
- the LOC130731970 gene encoding metal tolerance protein 4-like, with product MNALMNENSGPNPTEPLLFENGGGSTTEIVDDGQRDEVSPQSTHRAAFFGLLPHKVRSCIVTDGPPFDVTALSEGEKEYYERQFATLKSLEEVDAMVEPKLGSSIVQEEEEEEEDEEQAHQERAMKISNYANLVLLLLKIYATVRSGSMAIGASTLDSLLDLMAGGILWFAHVSMKNIDIYKYPIGKLRVQPVGILVFAAIMATLGFQVLITALQQLIEDKPSEKMSAEELIWLCSVMIFATAVKLILWLYCRSSENKIVRAYADDHHFDVITNVVALVAAVLGNKFFWWVDPAGAILLALYTISNWSRTVMENAVSLVGQSASPEVLQKLTYLAQSHPSIKRVDTVRAYTFGVLYFVEVDIELPENLPLKIAHTIGETMQIKIEKLPEVERAFAHLDFECDHKPEHSVLRKLPNNQP